A window from Thermogemmatispora onikobensis encodes these proteins:
- the melA gene encoding alpha-galactosidase, which translates to MTHVKITMMGAGSAVFARQLMTDVLFCEGLDEGTFALVDVDARRLELAHRIAEKLIERSGKRWRVEASTERRKVMAGSDFLINTIEVAGLDYVRQDYEIPLKYGIDQCIGDTIGPGGIFKALRTGPAWLAILRDAEELCPRAWVLNYTNPMSALTLAALRGTRLRTVGLCHSVQWTSRQLAHYLEVPYEELEWRCAGINHLAWFTELRWRGEDLYPRLRERARRPEVYELDPVRFETMLHFGAFVTESSGHFSEYVPYFRKRPELIARYCRAGYLGESGFYARNWPTWRREGEHAIEEMLTGERDIPWERSLEYGSQIIEAIVTGRPTVIYGNVRNVGLIENLPDGCVEVACLVDRNGVQPIHFGRLPEQLAALDRAHMAVHELLCEALLTGRREPARYALFLDPLSAAVCSLEELSQLFDELWEAERAALTAFT; encoded by the coding sequence GTGACCCACGTGAAGATCACCATGATGGGCGCCGGGAGCGCCGTCTTTGCCCGTCAACTGATGACCGATGTGCTGTTCTGCGAGGGGCTGGATGAGGGGACCTTTGCCCTGGTTGATGTGGATGCGCGGCGGCTGGAGCTGGCCCACCGTATCGCCGAGAAGCTGATCGAGCGCAGCGGCAAGCGCTGGCGTGTCGAAGCCTCGACGGAGCGGCGCAAGGTGATGGCAGGCAGCGATTTCTTGATCAATACGATCGAGGTGGCCGGGCTAGACTATGTGCGCCAGGACTACGAGATTCCTTTGAAATATGGGATCGATCAGTGTATCGGCGATACGATTGGTCCTGGAGGGATCTTCAAGGCGCTGCGTACGGGACCGGCCTGGCTGGCGATCCTGCGCGATGCCGAGGAGCTGTGTCCGCGAGCCTGGGTGCTGAACTATACGAATCCGATGTCGGCACTGACGCTGGCGGCTCTGCGGGGGACGCGCCTGCGCACGGTGGGGCTGTGCCATAGTGTGCAGTGGACCTCGCGCCAGTTGGCGCATTATCTGGAGGTGCCTTACGAAGAGCTGGAATGGCGCTGCGCTGGGATCAACCATCTGGCCTGGTTTACTGAGCTGCGCTGGCGGGGCGAGGATCTGTATCCGCGTCTGCGCGAGCGCGCGCGGCGCCCCGAGGTCTACGAGCTGGACCCGGTGCGCTTTGAGACGATGCTCCATTTTGGGGCCTTTGTGACGGAGAGCAGCGGGCATTTTTCGGAGTATGTGCCGTACTTCCGTAAGCGCCCGGAGCTGATCGCGCGCTATTGTCGGGCCGGCTATCTGGGCGAGTCGGGCTTTTATGCCCGTAACTGGCCGACCTGGCGCCGCGAGGGCGAGCATGCCATTGAGGAGATGCTGACGGGCGAGCGTGATATTCCCTGGGAGCGCAGCCTTGAGTATGGTTCCCAGATCATCGAGGCCATCGTGACGGGCAGGCCAACGGTGATTTATGGCAATGTGCGCAACGTGGGACTGATTGAGAATCTGCCGGATGGCTGTGTCGAGGTGGCCTGTCTGGTGGATCGCAATGGGGTGCAGCCTATTCATTTCGGACGGCTGCCGGAGCAGTTGGCGGCCCTGGATCGGGCCCATATGGCGGTACACGAGTTGCTCTGTGAGGCGCTGCTGACGGGGCGGCGGGAGCCGGCGCGCTATGCTTTGTTCCTTGATCCGTTGAGTGCGGCGGTCTGTTCGCTGGAGGAGCTGAGCCAGCTCTTTGATGAGTTGTGGGAGGCTGAGCGGGCCGCTTTGACGGCCTTTACCTAG
- a CDS encoding iron chaperone, with amino-acid sequence MSQADKPGRSHGARARGQGSEGFSEAERAAMRERVRELKASQDREQGEQEVLAKIAELSEPDRSLALRLHELVKECVPELAPRTWYGMPAYARDGKIVCFFQPAQKFKTRYATLGFNDVAHLDEGQMWPTAYALTALGPSEEERIRELLRRAVG; translated from the coding sequence ATGAGTCAGGCTGATAAGCCGGGGAGGTCCCACGGGGCCAGAGCCAGAGGTCAGGGATCTGAGGGCTTTTCGGAGGCCGAGCGCGCGGCGATGAGGGAGCGGGTGCGCGAGCTGAAGGCCAGTCAGGATCGGGAGCAGGGCGAGCAGGAGGTACTGGCGAAGATTGCCGAGCTGAGCGAGCCGGATCGCAGTCTGGCACTGCGCTTGCACGAGCTGGTGAAGGAGTGTGTACCAGAGCTGGCGCCGCGTACGTGGTATGGGATGCCGGCTTATGCGCGGGATGGCAAGATCGTCTGCTTTTTCCAGCCGGCGCAGAAGTTCAAGACGCGCTATGCGACGCTGGGTTTCAACGATGTGGCTCATCTGGATGAGGGACAGATGTGGCCGACGGCCTATGCGCTGACGGCGCTGGGGCCGTCTGAGGAGGAGCGGATCAGGGAGCTACTCAGGCGGGCGGTGGGCTGA